The genomic window GTTAAGCGAGTGGGTAGTAGAATTGATGAGAATGCAAAGGTAAGGATACCTACAAATATCCAACTACAAATATATGCACAAATGTGTGCGTTTGaagcaaaatatatatacacaaatacTGTTATCCATTCTAGATTCACTGATAAAGGCATTAACATATCTACCTAGCAGCCATTCAACTTCGCCTTCAGATATGCATCGAACGCAATTACGATAATTGGAAATcgaacatgcacacatacactcatactTACGGGCGCACAAATGTATAAGTAGTTATTAGCTGGAAAAGGAAATGCCTGCATGCACTTTAGTGAAGTAGTAGGTTCGAAATTGGGTAGCCATATGAAATAATTGTATTCTAATATTTTATTACTGAGCGACTTTTGGTTTCATAACgatttgaatttcttaaaacCTGATATTCAATGAGAATTCATGAAAATAATTtgtcaaagaaaattaaatgtgaGTGATAACGTTAGCAAATTTTAGAGGCATGTATAGCTGCGTTCAATATAATAGTAACACGACGAATTaccaaatttaacaattttttttaatacatttctgtgttttttattttatttattttacaacaaaaactatttattttacaacTAAAATCTAAATGTTGGGTCGTTgtataaaatacacaaaaatgtaacatattaaaaaattttttcaggaaaatcataaaaaattatcacaaataagaacagttttttgaacattaaaaaaaaaaaatttccaaaaattatgaaaaaaaaaatttttgttcaaaaattatcagaaacaaaaaactttgttcgtttccaaaaattatccaaaaaaaatgttttttccaaaagtttttaatcaaaaaaataaatcttttctttttatgtatattCTAATCTTTAACTacattcacatgtattcacaaaaatttaacaaatttgcaATAATTGTCGGGAAAaacagcaataataaaaattccaaacatttattaaaaaaaaaattttttccaaaaatcataaaaagatattttttcccaaatatcataaaaaatatgtttttgtacaaaaattatcaaaaacaaaaaattgatttcacttccaaaaattatcaaaaaatatttttttttttcaacaaatgtctaattaaaaaaaaataattctttttcttaaatattttgattttatctaTATTCTAATCTTTaattacatttacatacattttaacaattaaaaaaaaattatgcttttacaacaaaaacaaaataactcaAAGCACTAAATCTTGtacgaaattcacaaaaatttaacaaatttccaaaaattgtcagaaaaaatccgaaaaaaatcaggaataataaaaaaaaaaatttcccaaacatttattaaaaaaatgtattaaaaaaattttttccaaaaattataaaaaaaaattttccaaaaaaaaatgtttttttttcaaatatgataaaaaattttctttttttcacaaaagGTTTTAAACACAAAACTAAATCTTTTCCTCAGTTATTTTGCTTTTAAGTGTATTCTAATCTTTGATTGCTTATATCCTTCTATATGAATTACAAAAATGCTAAAGGAAACGaagatatttgaataaaataaaaatgtaattaaaaatatcataaatgaaatacataaatttcgaattttttttataattttttggcgaATTCTAAAGTCACCTTATTTTACACAAACCTCGAAATAGGTAAGAAATTGGGGCATGAATAAAATTTCCCCCAAATATCTCGACTACAGCGACATCTATCGGATCCAAACAAACTTATGAACATTCACGGTTATGTTCAGAACAACTCACCAAAATCGTATTGCATTCGGCTGAATGGCCTAGGAGTTTAAaaactacaaataaataaataaataaacaaacttcCACATAACGAAATTtgagatatatttttcattaaaatacaaAGACTGGTTTATTcttgtaatatataataattgctCAAATATAACCTAGAAGCTCtcatatatattttctaatttatttacagtttaaattttatgtaaactGGATTTTGTATTTTCAGTTAATTGCTCGACTTCGATTCCTCCAACTGCCTGAATTGAATCAAAAGTACCAGATAAGTAGTGACAgctgaaaaaatctaaaaaaatatatgtttttgtttaaatccaCGTATTTCTATTCCATCTAAATTTCCagtctaattttttaaatattttctacctTGAACAGTGTCGTTTTATCGATTGTAAAAAATCCATAAGCAGTGAAGTGCACCTCCTGCTTGATGCTTTTTGTCAGAAACTTGTCTATCTGTGGAAGAAAAGGTagtaattttaattcattaaattttgatacGTACAACACTCTGATATTCCTGTCCTTTGCCATAGATACGTGACAATATTTGTGCGGTTTTATTtgcctaaaaaaaacaaaaaaagtaatattagtTTCACTTTAGAGCGAACATCTTGTAATCAAATTTCCCTTATGCCATTTCCTGTATCTTCTATGTAAAGTTAGAATTGCAGGGTGGGCCTATATAGAGAAATTTTATCACTCTCATCATCCGTTCGCACCGCTAAGAGGCACATTCTACTAAGCAGGGTTTCTTTAGTCTTTTAAAGTcctctaatattttttatttatttatacagcaagaaattgaaaaaaatcccgTCCTATATATTGTGACAGAAAATAGTGAACCAATTCCTGCTTTTTTGCAGCATGACAAGTCACTGCAAAAGAACTGGTGAGTGTGCACTGTAGTTCAATGGCAGGTTTGGgtgtttatacaaaaaaattatgtcagcaaaaaaattttcaaaaatttgctgTATTAAAGGTGTATCAATAGCTACATACTCGTATTTCTAGATTTActaattaaatacataaaattttaatttagaccagtagaattttttatgttaaatccaggcttggaataattattaaaaataaataaataaaaaataacagaaataaattctcaaaatttgtcaataattttgtaaataattttagttttaaataataataaataaatctattGCTCCAACCTCTTTTGTAGCGATTTCGCAGTTGCTCGTCAACAATATCAAAACTCCTGTATAAAGCGGTATCCATGATACGGTAAATAGAATATACTtccaatgaaatttattttgccaATGGTACAAAAAGCAGCCGTAAGTGGAGGACAGCAATCCATAGAAGGCGTACAGTAGGAATGCCAGCAAGCCCAGACCGGCATAACTGTTAATCATTTTGTATATATCCAACAAGTCATTATGCAAACTATAAATCATTTTCGAATTTTGCGCAAATAAACGTAAATTCGCCTCACTCTGCATATTTCCCTCCCCTTTCGAATTTATGGCCAATTTAATGCTCGTAGAAGAATATTCagatttatgtaaaattttgctGTCATATTGGCTCAACATCTGGTTGATGTATTGGAAACGTTCTGCCAGCAGATGCATCAGCGACGAAATGAAAATGGTAAAAGCGCAGGAGGCGGCATTTTCCAACTGATAAAAGGCTACGTACAGGCAAAAGTAGAAGGATAACACATCCACAGTACGCTTCACGTATGCCATCATTATAACGAAGATGTAACTGAATGCCAATATTAAATAAGTgttgtacaaatttttgttgTACGACTTCTGTGCAGGTGAATCCGGATATCGTTTGAGAAGTTCGTCAACTTTCAGCAGCCGATTGATTATTGCAATTATTTGTGTGGCATTGCAAGCACACGTCCACGAAATTGTAATGTTGCTGAGCATACAAAAGGTCACATCGAGAATATTGTTAATGCCATCCGTTTTGCTTTTTAAGAAAAGCATTTGCagaattgaagccgaaaatattgcataGACATGAAGGAGATTCAAAAGAACCTTAATGCAAACTATGGCTCTGGTAATGAGCAGCCAACGGCGAGTGGGCGCACCGATCTCGTGCATGTTGAGCGTAGTGTAAAATGGTATCACACCGATGTAtttcagcaacaacaaatgccaCTTGAGATAGGCAAGTATGGGATTTGTGTGTTGCTGTGATgattctttgaagttttcactTATCGAATAAAAAATACGATGGCGGTTTTGCATTTTCGCTGAAACGGTAAGCGACTTGCACGACTAACATAAAATTAGCAACTGAGTGGGGCATTTCTGCGAATTGGATAGTTGGTTAAATAACTAAGGTTATCTGCTGCTAATGGAACATTccaattaattcaaaataagcGATAATCACGATaaagttaattattttaaaactatggcaaatcaaattgCGTTATTGAGAGCGTTTAACACCCGAGTcactttttaaaactaaaacttaaaaacacaTATTTGGAATGGGAatccattatttatttattgccttAGGTGGTACAGGGTCTACAGCTTATGAATTACtaatgaaatgttttaaaaagtttttttttggaatttttcatgACAACTTCTCGTTGTAaatggtggttaagtttcaagggccggtgttgattttgaagaaaatacaattattttaaaaaattattatcgtttctctttattatgataatattggtatgtctCAATTCCGTatcaaacaaaatatcggc from Anastrepha ludens isolate Willacy chromosome 5, idAnaLude1.1, whole genome shotgun sequence includes these protein-coding regions:
- the LOC128864771 gene encoding gustatory and pheromone receptor 32a-like, whose amino-acid sequence is MQNRHRIFYSISENFKESSQQHTNPILAYLKWHLLLLKYIGVIPFYTTLNMHEIGAPTRRWLLITRAIVCIKVLLNLLHVYAIFSASILQMLFLKSKTDGINNILDVTFCMLSNITISWTCACNATQIIAIINRLLKVDELLKRYPDSPAQKSYNKNLYNTYLILAFSYIFVIMMAYVKRTVDVLSFYFCLYVAFYQLENAASCAFTIFISSLMHLLAERFQYINQMLSQYDSKILHKSEYSSTSIKLAINSKGEGNMQSEANLRLFAQNSKMIYSLHNDLLDIYKMINSYAGLGLLAFLLYAFYGLLSSTYGCFLYHWQNKFHWKYILFTVSWIPLYTGVLILLTSNCEIATKEANKTAQILSRIYGKGQEYQSVIDKFLTKSIKQEVHFTAYGFFTIDKTTLFKIFSAVTTYLVLLIQFRQLEESKSSN